The genomic DNA GTCGAGGTCGAGGCCTTTTTCTCGGAAGGCCGCATCTTAGCCTCCGTTTCGCTGCGTACGCGCGTTTCTGCTCCGTGCTCTCGCTGCCTTGAACCCGCTGAGGCCGACGTGAGCGGACAGCTGAGATATATCTTCTCTCTGCGCCGCGAACAGCACGCGAAGGACGAGCCGGAGGAGATGCGCGACGGCGAAGAAGAAATAATCGAGCTCGACTCATGGGAGGACGAGATAGATTTGGGCCAGATGATCTGGGAGACGCTTATCACCGCGCTTCCCGCGGCTCTTGTCTGCTCAAACGACTGCCTGGGGCTCTGTACGCAGTGCGGCGCGAACCTGAACAAGGGGCCGTGCGGCTGCAAAAAGGAGACGAAGGACCCGAGATTTGACATTTTGCGTAATTTAATGCAAGATGACCATAAATAGTAATGCAAAAAAATTAATTTAGTGATAAAATTGTCCAGTTGGAAAAATGTTCCGACGAAGATTTAAGGGGGGAAACAGAACATGGCAACTCCAAAAAGACGAGTATCCCACGCACGTACACATAACCGCAAGTCACAGTGGCTCGGCGAACTCGAGGCTCCGGCTCTCACATCCTGCAAGCACTGCGGAGAAGTGATCGAAACATATCGCGCCTGCCCTGCCTGCGGCTACTATAAAGGACGTCAGGTAGTTAAGATCGCAGAGGAAAAGGCAACAGACTAGTTTTTATTACAGTCAGAAACGGGACGGCAGAGTGATGAGCCGTCCCGATTTTTTTTGATATTCCCTCTCTTTGTTTTTAGATTTTCAATAATTAAAATTCTTCTTCCCCTATTGACAACTCCCCTCAGATATAATATCTTGTCTGGTGTTATGACCTGCTCTTAAATAGATTTTTTATTTAAGTGCCAAAGGAGAAGCGCGATGCGATCGGAAGTCCGAAAACAGCGTCACAGGCAGCTTTTAAAACTGATAGAGACCAATCCGCTCCTCACGGACGAAGAGATATCCGCGGAGCTTGGCGTGAGCCTGAGCACCGTTCGGCTTGACCGGGGGATATTAGCCGTTCCTGAACTGCGCGAGCGTATGCGCCTGATGGCGGAGCACGCCACAAGCCGCCTCAAGTCGCTTTGCGCGGAGGAGGTCGTAGGCGAGCTGCTGGAGCTGGAACCAAATAAATGGGCGCTTTCGATGCTCTCCACAAACCCCGAGATGGTTTTCCGGCAGACGGACATGGTGGGAGATTATTATATTTACGCGCAGGCGGCGTCGCTTGCGATAGCCACGATAGACGCGGAGATGGTCGTAGTGGCGGCGGCGCGCCTTAAATACTGCCGTCCGTCCTATATCGGAGAAAAGATCATCGCAAGGTCGAAGGTCGGCACGCACAAGGGCAATAAATATGTCGTGAGCGTGCACTCGCGTATCGGCGACAGAGAGGTCTTTGTCGGGCGATTCGTGGTAGCCGCCATAGCGGCTCACAATACCGAAAAATTGGGGGACGAACTATGCTGATAGCACTGGACGCAATGGGCGGAGATCACGCGCCCGAGGAACCGTGCAAAGGCGCTATAACCGCCTGCAGAGAAAAACCGCACCTTTCGGTCGTACTTACTGGCGACAAAGAAAAAATCGAACCTATCCTTGAAAAGGCCGAAGCAAATGTACGTTCGAGGATAAGCGTTGTGCATACAACCGAAACAATTTCGGGCAGCGACTCGCCTTCGCTTTCGATCAGGCGAAAAAAAGATTCAAGCCTCGTCCGTGCGTTTGATATGGTCCGTTCAAAAGAGGCGGACGGCATCGTCTCCTCCGGCAGCACGGGAGCCATTGCTGCGGGCGCGGTGCTTCTGCTCGGGCGCATTCCCGGCATCGACCGTCCTGGGCTTGGCGCGGTGCTTCCGGTGCTGAACCGTTCCACTCTTTTGATGGACGTAGGCGCCACGGTGCGCTGCAAGCCGATAAATCTGCTTCAGTTCGCGCAGATGGGCTCCATATATATGAAGCTTTTTCAAAACGTGGAAAATCCTTCGGTGCGTCTTCTTTGCAACGGCGAGGAGATGACGAAGGGCGACGAAGTGATAGCCGCGGCTCGCGCACTGATAGAGGCAAGTCCGCTCAATTTTCAGGGCTACGCCGAAGGCAAAGACATCCCGTCGGGAGTGGCGGACGTAGTAGTCTGCGACGGTTTTTCTGGCAACGTCCTCATAAAATTTGGAGAAGGGCTCGGCGAGCTGCTGAAAAATCAGTTCAAAGAGGAATACATGCACCACACACTTCCCAAAATAGGACTCTTTTTCATGTGGCCCGCGATGAAACGCGTCATGGGACGATTTGACTGGGAAAAATACGGCGGCTCTCCAGTGCTTGGAGTCAACGGCAGCGTCGTCAAGGTGCACGGACGCTCCAAGGCGGCCGCCATAGCAAACGCCGTTCTCGGTGCGGCAAATTTTATAGAACAAAACGGCTTAGACCGGATAAGCGAAGAGATCGCGCGAGGTGAACACAATGAGACTGTTTAAAGGAAATCCCGTAAAAATAGCAGGAACGGGGAAATACATACCTGAAAAGGTGCTTACGAACTTCGACATTGAAAAAATAGTCGATACGAACAACGAATGGATACTTGAGCGCACGGGCATAAGAAAACGCCACTTCGCGGCGCCGGACCAGAAGTGCAGCGACCTTGCCTATCTTGCGGCGCTTGACGCAATAGCGGACGCAAAGATAGACCCGGCGAAAATAGACGTCGTCATAGTGGCGACCAATTCCCCCGAAACCCTCTGCCCCTGTATGGCGGCAAAGGTGCAGGGAAGGATAGGCGCAGCCTCAGCAGGCGCCTATGACGTCATCTCCGGCTGCACAGGAAGCCTTACGGCTATGCTCACAGCCATTGCCGGCATATCAAGCGGCATCTGGGAGCACGCGCTCGTCATAGGCGCTGAGGACTTTGCCGACATCATAAACTGGGAAGACCGTTCCACCTGCATACTCTTCGGAGACGGCGCTGGCGCCTGCGTGCTCTCACGCGCGGAAGAGGGCGAGGGCAGGTTTGCCGCGGGCGAAATACTGGCCGACGGTACAAAATATGAACTGCTCACCTTCGAAGACGAAGGCAGCGAGCACCACCGCATGCTCCACATGAAAGGCTCGGAGGTCTTTAAATTCGTAAACACCCATCTGCCTCCGTTCATTAAAAATTTCTGCGCCGAATCCGGCGTCACGCCGCAGGATATAGATTTCTGGGTGCTCCATCAGGCGAACACCAGAATAATAGACGGTCTTTTCAGGCGCCTCTCCGTTGAGATGGAACGCACTCTGACGAACCTCGAAAATTACGGAAACACCTCGGCCGCTTCGCTTCTCATCACACTTGACGAAGCCATGAAGGCGGGAAAGATAAACAGCGGAGAGAAGATAATGTTCACCTCCTTCGGAGCCGGCATGACGCTGGGCGCGCTGCTTTACGAGGCATAAAGGAGCAAAGAGCATGTTTGAACATAATCCGGTAACAAAGCTTTTAAAGACAAAATATCCCCTCATACAGGGCGGCATGGCGTGGGTGGCTGACGCGAACCTGGCGGCCGCTGTGAGCAACGGCGGCGGCCTCGGAATAATAGCGGCTGCCAACATGCCGCCGGAGCTGTTGGAACAGCAGCTTATTAAAATACGCACGATGACGGACAAACCCTTCGGGCTAAACATCATGCTGCTGTCGCAGACGGCGCCCGACGCGCTCGAATTGGCGGCAAAATACAGAGTGCCTGTCGTGACGACCGGCGCTGGAATGCCAAGCCGCGTCATCGAACGCCTAAAACCGCTCGGCACGACGGTCATCCCGGTGCTCGCCTCTGTTGCGCACGCGCAGCGCGTCGCAAAACAGGGCGCGGACGCCGTCATAGCGGAGGGCATGGAATCGGGCGGACACATCGGCGACATCTCAACGATGAACATAGTCCCGCAGGTGGTGGATGCTGTGAGCATCCCCGTAATCGCGGCGGGCGGCATTGCCGACGGACGCGGGGCGGCGGCGGCCTTTGCGCTTGGCGCGACCGGCATCCAGCTTGGAACACGCTTTGTCTGCGCGGAAGAATGCAGCGTCCACATCAATTATAAAGAAAAGATCATAAAGGCCGGAGACCGCGCCACAGCCGTCACAGGACGAGCCCTTGGGCACCCAGTGCGCGCGCTGAAAAATAAATTTACGAAACAGTTTGAAGAGCTTGAGAAAAACGGAGCCACGGCCGAAGAGATGGAAAACTTCGGAGCCGGCAAGCTGCGCCTTGCGGTAGTCGAGGGCGACGTTGAAATGGGCTCATTTATGTCCGGCCAGTCCGCGGGGCTCGTCACCAAAATAGAACCCGCGGCCGTCATTATTGAGAGCATTATCTCTCAGATGAACAATATCTTTAAAGAAATGGCGGGGTACGACAGATGAAATATGCAATGATCTTCCCTGGCCAGGGCGCACAGCGCCCCGGAATGGGAAAAGACATCTATGATCGCTACGCCTCGGCAAAAAGAGTCTTTGACGAGGCTGACGATGCGCTTGGCTTCTCGCTGAGCTCAATCATCTTCGGAGGCACTCCCGAAGAGCTGGCCCACACCGAGATAACGCAGCCCGCTATCCTCACCGTGAGCGTCGCTATGTACAGGGCGCTCGAACAGGAGATAGGCACGGCGCTTGAGCCTGAATGTATGGCGGGGCACAGCCTCGGGGAATACACGGCGCTTGTAGCTTCCGGTTCCATATCTCTTGCGGACGGAGTTCGCCTCGTCCACAAACGCGGCGCGCTGATGCAGGAGGCGGTGCCTATAGGCATGGGGTCTATGGCTGCCATAATAGGCCTTGAACTTTCCGACGTAAGCGCTATATGCGCGGAGGCCGCGCAGGGCGAAGTCTGCCAGGCGGCGAACATCAATTCTCCGACGCAGATAGTCATATCTGGCCACACCGGCGCGATAAACAGAGCGATGGCGCTCGTGGAGCAGAAATACACGGCGAAGATAGTGCCGCTTAGGGTAAGCGCTCCTTTCCACTGCGCGCTAATGCGTCCGGTGGCCGAAGAGCTCAAAGAGGCCTTCAAGTCCGTGGAATGGCATGTTCCCAAGATGCCGATAATAGCAAACGCAAACGCGCGCCACGTCCAGAAGATACCGGCGATACGCGAGGCGCTCTACGACCAGACCTTCTCACCGGTAATGTGGTCGCAGTCAGTGCTTGAGATGCAGAACGACGGCATCGAAGGCTACATAGAGCTTGGCCCCGGAAGCGTGCTTTCGGGCCTCATCAGAAAGATATGCAAGGGCAGACGCCCTTACGCCGTATCTAACTCTGACGAGCTGCTTGCCGCCGCCAAGTACCTTAAGGAAGAAGCCTAATGACGCAGGATAAAAGAATCGCGCTTGTAACAGGCGCAGGACGCGGCATAGGACGTGCGATAGCGGTCGAACTTGCGCGTCAGGGATGCGACGTAGTTGTGAACTACAGCCGCTCCGAGGGGCCTGCGGAAGAGACGGCGGCTGAAATACGCGCTCTTGGCCGCGAAGCGGTCGTTATAAAGGCAAACGTAGCGGACGCGGCCGAAGTCAAAGAAATGTTCAAAACCGCGGCTGAAAAGCTTGGCCCTGTGAACATTCTCGTCTGCAACGCCGGCATCACAAAAGACGGCCTTCTGATGCGCATGAAAGAGGCCGACTGGGACGACGTCATAACAACAGACCTCAGCTCGCTCTTCTACTGCGCGAAAGAGGCTGTGCGCCCGATGCTAAAGGGCAGATGGGGCCGCGTCATCGCGCTTTCGTCGATAAACGGGCTCACCGGCAGCGCCGGCCAGTGCAACTACGCAGCCGCCAAAGCTGGCGTCACCGGCTTCATAAAGAGCTTGGCGCGCGAAGTCGCAGCAAAAGGCATCACGGCGAACGTCATAGCGCCCGGCTTCATAGAGACGGACATGACCTCAGTGCTGCCGCAGGAGCTGCGCGAAAAGTTCATTGAAACGATCCCGGCAGCTCGCGCGGGGACGGCGCAGGACGTGGCGGAACTTGCCGCGTTTCTCGCCTCCGACAGAGCGTCGTACATTCAGGGACAGGTAATTGCTGTTGACGGCGGCATAACAATGCGCTAAAAATGGTTCTAAAGCCGAATGGGGCTTTTGACATAAAACAACAAAAAAGCTAAAAACTGTAAAAGGAGAGATACATCATGAAAATGGAAGAAGTACAGCTCAAACTTAAGGAAATCGTAATGGACCGCCTCAACGCGGAAGAGGAACAGATCAAGCCGGAGGCGTCATTTGTTGAAGACCTCGGCGCAGACTCGCTTGACATAGTCGAGCTCATCATGGGCATCGAAGAGGAATTTGACATCGAGATCCCCGACGAAGACGCCGAAAAGCTGACGACAGTCGGCGAAGCGATGAGCTACGTAAAGACAAAGCTCTCTGTAGAAGACTAAGATTACTCGGAAGGCCGCCTCAGCGCGGCCTTCTAACTAAGGAGGGAGCCTATGACGCCAATGAACAACAGACGAGTGGTAATCACAGGTTGTGGTGCCGTTACTCCAATCGGGATAGGAAAAGACGCATTCTGGGAAGCACTTGAGCGCGGAGAAAACGGCGCGGATTATATAACCCTGTTCGACACGGAAAAACACAACAACAAGATAGCAGCCGAAGTCAAAAATTTTGACCCTGAGCTTTGGCTTGACAAAAAAGAGGCGCGCCGCACAGACCGAGTGCTGCATTTCGCGGCAGCTGCCGCCGACCTTGCCGTAAAAGACGCGGACCTTGACGTTGAAAAGCTGGACAAAGAAATGTTCGGCGTCTACGTCGGAAGCGGAGAAGGCGGAATAGGAACAATAGAAGACAACTTCCGCATATTGTTTGACAAAGGCCCAAACAGAGTCAGCCCCTTCATGGTGCCGATGATGATAACAAACATGTCCGCCGCATACGTAGCCATCAGATTCGGAGCCAAAGGCCCGAACATGGCGGTCGTCACGGCGTGCGCAAGCTCCATAAACAGCATGGGCGAGGCATACAACTGCATAGTGCGCGGGGATGCCGACATAATACTGACAGGCGGCTCAGAGGCCGCGGTGACGCCGATAGCGACCGCCGGCTTTGCCTCATTGAAGGCCCTTTCGGGGCGCAACGACGACCCGAAGCACGCCTCACGCCCATTCGACAAAGAACGCGACGGCTTCGTCATCGGCGAAGGCGCGGGCATTCTTGTCTTTGAAGAATACGAACACGCGAAGGCGCGCGGCGCGCACATCTACGCCGAAGTGACGGGCTACGGCCTCTCATGCGACGCCCATCACATCACAGCGCCGGACCCGGGCGGCGACGGGGCCTACCGCGCAATGGCCATGGCCGTCAAAAAGGCCGGATGGCGCCCCGAACAGATAGACCTGATAAACGCTCACGGCACATCGACGCCGCTCAACGATAAAATGGAGACGCTTGCGATAAAACGCCTCCTGGGCGACAAATATAAAGAGGTAATGGTGCAGTCCACCAAATCAATGGTCGGACACGGCCTCGGCGCTGCGGGCGCCATAGAGACGATAGCATCGCTGCTTGCTATAGAAAAGGGCATCGTCCATCCAACAATAAACCAGATAGAGCCAGACCCGGACTGCGACCTCAACACAGTGCCGAATCACGCCGTTCATGCGAAAGTGGACAGAGTGATAATCAACAACTTCGGCTTTGGGGGGCACAACGGAGTGCTCGCGATAGAGAGCTTCAAGGAATAATGACCGACGAAACCGGGCGCGAAGAACTTCTTCGCGCCCTTCAAAAAAAACTCTGTTACAGCTTTGAAGACCGCGCGCTGCTGGAAGAGGCTTTGACGCACTCCTCCTACGCGAACGAAAACGCCGTGAAGTTCAACGAAAGGCTTGAATTTCTCGGCGACGCAGTATTGGAGCTGGTTGCTTCAAACAGGCTCTACCATGCCTGCCCAGATTGCGACGAAGGCCAGATGACGCGCCTCAGGGCGCAGATAGTCTGCAAGAACAGCCTCAGCAAATGGGCTGCCGAGATTGGGCTGAAGCCGCTCATACGCGTAGGCAAAAGCCTCGTAAAATGCGGCCCGACGGACTCAGTAGCCGCGGACTGCGTTGAGGCGCTTTTCGGCGCTGTATTTATAGACGGAGGCTTCCACGCCGCCGCAAAAACAATATCTGCTTTCCTTGATACAAAGGCCGAAATATCTGGCGCGGACGTTGTAAAAGATCCGAAGACCGTCCTACAGGAATATTATCAGCAGCGCGGCATGGGCGTGCCCCACTACCATCTTGCCGAACGCACCGGCCCCGAACACGCCTCGAACTTCAAGATACAGCTCATAAGCTGCGGTAAGATCATGGCCGAAGCGTGGGGCGCTACGAGGCAGGAGGCCGAATTTAAGGCCGCTGAAATGACGCTTAAGGAAATGACGCAGCCAGACCGTTAAACCTCCATCCTAATGTTGCGCGGCAAAAAAGGTTTTGTCTTTATATCCACAATAATGACGCTCGGCGCAGCCGCGATAATGCTCTTTGCGCTGGCGACAGCTGTGGTGAGCGAACGATTTGAAGAAAAAGGCGAGATCAAAGCAAGAATGGAACTGGAAAACGCCGCCTGCTTCGCCGCGGCCTGCGCCGAGAGATGGTTTCGCGGCTACGTCGCGGCAAACGCCGACCCTCACGACTACACGCTGTATGCCGCGCCAAAGAACGAGGCGGCTCTTGCCGTCCCCGCCGCTTTATTTGACGCCCTCAAAGAGAAATACAAAAAATATATTTTCACAGCGGAGGCCTCCGACCTCTATTATCCGCCCTCATTCGCACAGGAGGCGGGGAAGAGGCGCCTGCCCTATATCCAGCCCTACGCCGATACCAACGGCGACATCACGCGCGCCTATTATATAACCGTAAAGGCGCAGGACAAAGAGAGGCCCTACGTCTATTATTCGCTTACGCGAAGCATGAGGGCCACGTTAAAAGAAAACGGCAAAATAGAGATAAGCTGCGTCGCTGTCTTCGATCAATAGCGGCACATGACGGCTGGATAAAAATAAGCGCCAAAGCATAAAGCTTTGGCGCTTGCTGGTCTGTTGCGTTAGGTTTGATGGAGCGGCCCGTCGCTTGCCGCGGTTATTTGGCCGCCTTTTTCTGCGCCGCCGCAGCCAACGCGAGCTGCGCCTCTTCCATCGGCTGCCAGCCGCCGCCGAGAGCCTTGAAGAGCTGAACGGCGTTTGTCGATATCTGCCCGCGGCTTATCGTATATTCCTCCGATAAAGAGGTGAGCGAACGCTGCGCGTTGATGACATTTGTGAAATCGACAAGTCCGTTTGCGTACTTGTCATTTGCCACGTCAAGCGCCGCCTGCGCCGCCTCCATGCCGCGTTTGAGCGACGCGTTCCTTTCGTACTCCTGCACGTTCGCGGAAAGTGCGTTTCTCACCTCTCCAACGGCTGTGAGCACGGTCTGTTCGTAGGCGTTCATCAGTTGTTCCGCTATCGCGCCCTGCACTTTGATGTTGCTGCGTATGGCTCCCGCGTGAAAAATTGGCCAGCTTATCTGCGGCATGAAGCTGTAGAGCTTGGAAGGCCCTTCAAAAAGGCCGCCCCAGTTTCCCGCCTCCGTGCCGATGGAGCCGGTGAGGTAGAATTTCGGCAAAAGCTCCGCCTGCGCGGATTTCTTGCGCGCAAGCTGTGAGGCGAGCATTCGTTCCGCCTGACGGATGTCGGGACGCTGGCGCAGCGCGTTTGCTGGGATGCCGATGTACTTTCTGTCCTCAAGCTGCGGTATCGGCCTCTTTGGTGAAAGTTCTGCTTCGAGCGTGCCGGGCACCTCGCCCGTGAGTATCGCAAGCGCGTTTTTCACCTGCTCTATCGAGGCTTCGATGCCGGGGATTATGGCCTTCGTCTGTTCCATCGTGTACTGCGCCTGTTTTAACGCAAGAGAATCGGAGAGGCCGGAATCGACCTTTGACTGCTCTATCTCGACGGAGTTCATTTGAAGCGAGAGGTTGTAATTTGCGATCTCAAGACGCTCCTGGAGCGTGCGCAGAGAAATGTAGTTCATAGCCACCTCGGAGGAAAGCGAGGTCCATGTGGAAAAAAGCGCCGCATACTGCGCCTCAAGCGTCGCCTTCTGTGCCTTTACTTTAGCGCTCTGGCCTCCGAATACGTCTATTTCCCACGACGCGTCTATGCCGAGCCTGTAGAGGTTGCCTCCGCTGCCGTTTCCTCCGGCCGCTTCCGGCGTTCTGCCGCTCGTCCAGAAATTATTTGTGTCAAGCCACGGAAGCAGCGCGGATCTGCTTATCCCAAGCGCCGCGCGCGCCTCCGTCACCTTTGCCTGTGCGGACGCGAGACTTCTGTTTTTTGCAAGCGCCTTTGTGATAAGTTCCGTCATCGCGGGATCGTTGAAAGAATCCCACCAGCTTGCAAGCCTCGCGGGCGTAAGCGCCTCTGAAACGTCGGAGGATACCGCGGCCACCGGGTAGAGCTGCGCAAGCTCCGTCCACGGCGTCTGCGAAAGTCTGATGTCCGCCGCCGGCAGTTCGCTCTTTGCGCCGGCAAAGGCCGTTCCCGTTGAAAGGGCCGCTACGATAAGCGCCTGCGCCGCGCGTTTATTGAAAAAATTCATCACTGCGCCTCACCCTGTCCTTCCTTTTTAGCGGCGTTTCCTACGCGCCCTTTTATCTTTTCACGCGCGCCCTGGAATATTACGTAGAGCGCCGGGATGATGAATATCCCAAGTATAGTAGCCGCGTTCATTCCAAAGAACATCGTCGTGCCGACCGCCTTTCGTGAGCCGGCGCCGGCTCCTGAGGCAAAGAGCATCGGAAGCACGCCGAGAACGCAGGTGAAGGCCGTCATAAGCACAGCGCGAAAACGTTCGCCCGCAGCCGTTGCCGCCGCCTGTATGAGAGGCAGGCCGTGCTCCTCGCGCTGCTCCTTCGCAAATTCGACTATCAAGATAGCGTTCTTTGCGGCAAGGCCGACGAGCAGCAGTATCCCAAGCTGAGCGTATACGGAGAGGGAAAGCCCCATCACCCAAAGGCCGCCCAACGCGCCGAACATGGCGACAGGCAGCGACAGCATGACCGGCACCGGAACGGTCCAGCTTTCGTACTGAGCTACAAGGAAGAGATAGGCGAAGACGAGCGCAATCACGAGCACCATCATGATGCCGCCCTGCGAATCCTGCTCCTGATAGGTCATTCCAGACCATTCGTACTTATATCCGGCGGGGAGCTTCTTCGCCAGCTCCGCAACGCGCGCGATGCCCTGCCCAGAGGAATAGCCGGGCTTCATCACTATTGTGATGGAGGCGTCTGGGTATAGGTTGTAGCGGTCTATCGTGCGCGGAGCGAGAGTTTTTTTCACCGACATAAGACTCTGCATAGGCACCTGCTGTCCCGCCGCGTTCTGCACGAAGACGCCGCCGATGCTTTCGA from Cloacibacillus sp. includes the following:
- a CDS encoding DUF177 domain-containing protein, with translation MTEYLEQAPQNWKHRLVLPAVPKDGSPYEDSFTVAVDRPVSYWNQIYTVLQDPQVEVEAFFSEGRILASVSLRTRVSAPCSRCLEPAEADVSGQLRYIFSLRREQHAKDEPEEMRDGEEEIIELDSWEDEIDLGQMIWETLITALPAALVCSNDCLGLCTQCGANLNKGPCGCKKETKDPRFDILRNLMQDDHK
- the rpmF gene encoding 50S ribosomal protein L32, translated to MATPKRRVSHARTHNRKSQWLGELEAPALTSCKHCGEVIETYRACPACGYYKGRQVVKIAEEKATD
- the fapR gene encoding transcription factor FapR, whose amino-acid sequence is MRSEVRKQRHRQLLKLIETNPLLTDEEISAELGVSLSTVRLDRGILAVPELRERMRLMAEHATSRLKSLCAEEVVGELLELEPNKWALSMLSTNPEMVFRQTDMVGDYYIYAQAASLAIATIDAEMVVVAAARLKYCRPSYIGEKIIARSKVGTHKGNKYVVSVHSRIGDREVFVGRFVVAAIAAHNTEKLGDELC
- the plsX gene encoding phosphate acyltransferase PlsX; amino-acid sequence: MLIALDAMGGDHAPEEPCKGAITACREKPHLSVVLTGDKEKIEPILEKAEANVRSRISVVHTTETISGSDSPSLSIRRKKDSSLVRAFDMVRSKEADGIVSSGSTGAIAAGAVLLLGRIPGIDRPGLGAVLPVLNRSTLLMDVGATVRCKPINLLQFAQMGSIYMKLFQNVENPSVRLLCNGEEMTKGDEVIAAARALIEASPLNFQGYAEGKDIPSGVADVVVCDGFSGNVLIKFGEGLGELLKNQFKEEYMHHTLPKIGLFFMWPAMKRVMGRFDWEKYGGSPVLGVNGSVVKVHGRSKAAAIANAVLGAANFIEQNGLDRISEEIARGEHNETV
- a CDS encoding beta-ketoacyl-ACP synthase III: MRLFKGNPVKIAGTGKYIPEKVLTNFDIEKIVDTNNEWILERTGIRKRHFAAPDQKCSDLAYLAALDAIADAKIDPAKIDVVIVATNSPETLCPCMAAKVQGRIGAASAGAYDVISGCTGSLTAMLTAIAGISSGIWEHALVIGAEDFADIINWEDRSTCILFGDGAGACVLSRAEEGEGRFAAGEILADGTKYELLTFEDEGSEHHRMLHMKGSEVFKFVNTHLPPFIKNFCAESGVTPQDIDFWVLHQANTRIIDGLFRRLSVEMERTLTNLENYGNTSAASLLITLDEAMKAGKINSGEKIMFTSFGAGMTLGALLYEA
- a CDS encoding nitronate monooxygenase, which translates into the protein MFEHNPVTKLLKTKYPLIQGGMAWVADANLAAAVSNGGGLGIIAAANMPPELLEQQLIKIRTMTDKPFGLNIMLLSQTAPDALELAAKYRVPVVTTGAGMPSRVIERLKPLGTTVIPVLASVAHAQRVAKQGADAVIAEGMESGGHIGDISTMNIVPQVVDAVSIPVIAAGGIADGRGAAAAFALGATGIQLGTRFVCAEECSVHINYKEKIIKAGDRATAVTGRALGHPVRALKNKFTKQFEELEKNGATAEEMENFGAGKLRLAVVEGDVEMGSFMSGQSAGLVTKIEPAAVIIESIISQMNNIFKEMAGYDR
- the fabD gene encoding ACP S-malonyltransferase codes for the protein MKYAMIFPGQGAQRPGMGKDIYDRYASAKRVFDEADDALGFSLSSIIFGGTPEELAHTEITQPAILTVSVAMYRALEQEIGTALEPECMAGHSLGEYTALVASGSISLADGVRLVHKRGALMQEAVPIGMGSMAAIIGLELSDVSAICAEAAQGEVCQAANINSPTQIVISGHTGAINRAMALVEQKYTAKIVPLRVSAPFHCALMRPVAEELKEAFKSVEWHVPKMPIIANANARHVQKIPAIREALYDQTFSPVMWSQSVLEMQNDGIEGYIELGPGSVLSGLIRKICKGRRPYAVSNSDELLAAAKYLKEEA
- the fabG gene encoding 3-oxoacyl-[acyl-carrier-protein] reductase, with protein sequence MTQDKRIALVTGAGRGIGRAIAVELARQGCDVVVNYSRSEGPAEETAAEIRALGREAVVIKANVADAAEVKEMFKTAAEKLGPVNILVCNAGITKDGLLMRMKEADWDDVITTDLSSLFYCAKEAVRPMLKGRWGRVIALSSINGLTGSAGQCNYAAAKAGVTGFIKSLAREVAAKGITANVIAPGFIETDMTSVLPQELREKFIETIPAARAGTAQDVAELAAFLASDRASYIQGQVIAVDGGITMR
- the acpP gene encoding acyl carrier protein, with translation MKMEEVQLKLKEIVMDRLNAEEEQIKPEASFVEDLGADSLDIVELIMGIEEEFDIEIPDEDAEKLTTVGEAMSYVKTKLSVED
- the fabF gene encoding beta-ketoacyl-ACP synthase II, with the translated sequence MTPMNNRRVVITGCGAVTPIGIGKDAFWEALERGENGADYITLFDTEKHNNKIAAEVKNFDPELWLDKKEARRTDRVLHFAAAAADLAVKDADLDVEKLDKEMFGVYVGSGEGGIGTIEDNFRILFDKGPNRVSPFMVPMMITNMSAAYVAIRFGAKGPNMAVVTACASSINSMGEAYNCIVRGDADIILTGGSEAAVTPIATAGFASLKALSGRNDDPKHASRPFDKERDGFVIGEGAGILVFEEYEHAKARGAHIYAEVTGYGLSCDAHHITAPDPGGDGAYRAMAMAVKKAGWRPEQIDLINAHGTSTPLNDKMETLAIKRLLGDKYKEVMVQSTKSMVGHGLGAAGAIETIASLLAIEKGIVHPTINQIEPDPDCDLNTVPNHAVHAKVDRVIINNFGFGGHNGVLAIESFKE
- the rnc gene encoding ribonuclease III translates to MTDETGREELLRALQKKLCYSFEDRALLEEALTHSSYANENAVKFNERLEFLGDAVLELVASNRLYHACPDCDEGQMTRLRAQIVCKNSLSKWAAEIGLKPLIRVGKSLVKCGPTDSVAADCVEALFGAVFIDGGFHAAAKTISAFLDTKAEISGADVVKDPKTVLQEYYQQRGMGVPHYHLAERTGPEHASNFKIQLISCGKIMAEAWGATRQEAEFKAAEMTLKEMTQPDR
- a CDS encoding TolC family protein, which produces MNFFNKRAAQALIVAALSTGTAFAGAKSELPAADIRLSQTPWTELAQLYPVAAVSSDVSEALTPARLASWWDSFNDPAMTELITKALAKNRSLASAQAKVTEARAALGISRSALLPWLDTNNFWTSGRTPEAAGGNGSGGNLYRLGIDASWEIDVFGGQSAKVKAQKATLEAQYAALFSTWTSLSSEVAMNYISLRTLQERLEIANYNLSLQMNSVEIEQSKVDSGLSDSLALKQAQYTMEQTKAIIPGIEASIEQVKNALAILTGEVPGTLEAELSPKRPIPQLEDRKYIGIPANALRQRPDIRQAERMLASQLARKKSAQAELLPKFYLTGSIGTEAGNWGGLFEGPSKLYSFMPQISWPIFHAGAIRSNIKVQGAIAEQLMNAYEQTVLTAVGEVRNALSANVQEYERNASLKRGMEAAQAALDVANDKYANGLVDFTNVINAQRSLTSLSEEYTISRGQISTNAVQLFKALGGGWQPMEEAQLALAAAAQKKAAK